The sequence below is a genomic window from Deltaproteobacteria bacterium.
CCTGCTGACGGGTGATTCCCTGGAAAGCGCAAAGGTTCAGATAGGCGATCGGTTAGGAAAACCTCACGTCTCCATCCGTTTCAATTCCCAGGGGGCGAATGATTTCGAGCGTATTACGGGGGAGAATGTCAAAAAGCAACTCGCAATCGTTCTGGACGGAAACGTTTATTCCGCGCCGGTGATTCAGGAACGCATCTCCGGGGGCCAGGCTCAAATTTCGGGGGCCTTCACCATGGATGAGGCACGTGATCTGGCCATTGTGCTGCGGGCCGGCGCCTTGCCCGCACCGGTCACAATCCTGGAGGAACGCACGATCGGTCCTTCTCTGGGACAGGACTCTATCAACAAGGGTATCTGGTCCTGTATCGTGGGCGGTATCCTTGTCGCCATTTTTATGGCTATTTACTATCGATTTTCCGGAATCATCGCCGATATCGCCCTGGGCATTAACCTCGTTCGTCTCTTGGGCATCATGGTCATATTCGGCGCGACACTCATGCTGCCCGGTATTTCCGGAATCGTTCTCACAATCTGGATGGCGGTGGACGCGAACGTGCTCATCTGCGAACGCATACGGGAGGAACTTCGGTCGGGCAAAACGGCGCGTGCCTCCGTGGAAGCCGGGTATGCAAAAGCCTTCCTGACCATTTTCGACGCGAACATCACAACGTTGATTGCGGCGCTTTTCCTGTTCGGTTTCGGAACGGGTCCCGTAAAGGGTTTTGCCGTCACCCTGACCATCGGTATCGTGGTCAGCATGTACACGGCAGTCTTTGTCACGCGCATCATATATGATTACTTAATCTGGAATCGTAAAATGACACGACTCAGCATCTAATACAGACAAGAGGTTAACTCATGGAATACATGGAATTTATCAAACCGGATACCAAAATCGACTTCGTGCGCTGGATGAAAGCGGCCATCATCATATCGCTTGTGATTATCCTGACGGGCATCGTTTCGATCATCTGGCATGGCGGACTCAACTACGGCATTGATTTTGCGGGCGGCTCCCTGGTACAGATCAAGTTCAAGGAAGAACCCGAGATCGATAAAATACGCAGTAATTTCGAGGAAATTGGTCTGGAGAACAGCATCATCCAGACGTACGGCACCCATGAACTGGTCGTGCGAACCCCGGAAGCAAGGACAGACCTCAAAGAACTGGAAGCAAAGATCGGGACGTCCCTCGCGACGGCTTATCCGACGGGAAGTTTTGAAATTCAACGAACGGAGGTCGTCGGCCCCAAAATCGGAAAAGACCTGACCAAAAAGGCCCTGTTGGCCATTATCTTCTCCTGGATCGGGATCCTCATTTACGTCGGCTTCCGGTTTGAATTCCGTTACGCCGTGGGCGGCGTTATCGCCCTGATCCACGATGTCCTTGTGACCCTGTCAATCTTCTCCCTGATGAACAAGGAATTCGATTTGAATATCGTGGCAGCCATGCTGACAATCATCGGCTTTTCGATTAACGACACCATCGTCATTTTCGACCGGATACGGGAAAATTCCCGAAAAAACATTCGCATGGGACAAAGGGATATCATTAACATGAGCGTCAATCAGACGTTAAGCCGGACAATCCTGACCTCCCTTACGGTTCTGATGGTTCTGGTCGTTCTGTTCTTTTTCGGCGGCTCGGTCATTCACAACTTTGTTTTTACGTTACTGGTGGGAACGATGGCCGGTGTTTATTCGTCTGTTTTTATCGCCAGTCCGGTCGTTCTGCTTTTTGAAAGAATCAAACCGTCATCGAGAACCAGGAAGAAATAAATTGGCTCCCCTTGAAACCCTCGCATTAGCCGCGTTTATCGGTACTTTATTCCTAGGAATATTTCTGTGCATCCACGGACTCCCGGGCCTGGCTCTGATTGCGGCCAATATCCTGGCTTATGCCCTCGTTACGGGGTTCGAGAAAATCGCCTGGCAGGCGGCGCTGTTTATGTGCCTCGTGGCCATTGCAGTGGAAATCGGCGATCTCTTTTACTTCATGCGTGGATCTCCTCGATTCAATCCTTCCCGGCAATCCATCATGACATCGTTTGCCGGCTGTTTTTTGTTACCCCTGCTGCTGACTCCGCCCTTTCTGATTATCGGATTGGTCGGCGGCTTTTTTCTCGGGGGGGTATTCGGCATGCTTTCCATCCTGATAACTCAGGAAAGCCAATTAAAACCCGCATACCGAATCCCGTTTCGCGTATTCGTCGGAAGGATGGCGGGCCTCCTCTGGAAAGGCTCCGTCGCCTCGACACTGGTTTGCTTCACCCTTTTGCTATCCTATGACTAAGGAAATGACTCTTATGCCCCCTACATCCCGGCCCAAATCAAAAATTCAGGAATATGCGGAAGCAATCATCATTGCCATCCTCATTGCTGTTTTCATTCGGACTTTCATTGTTCAGGCGTTCAAAATCCCGTCGGGTTCAATGAAGCCCACCCTGCAGATCGGTGATCATATCCTGGTGAATAAATTCATCTACGGCGTTAAAATCCCCTGGCTGCGGAATACCATCATACCTGTGACGGAACCGAAGCGTGGAGATATCGTCGTTTTCATTTATCCACAGGATCGATCAAAAGATTTCATCAAGCGTGTCATCGGTTTAGCCGGTGACAAAATCGAAATCAGAAACAAGGCCATTTACATCAACGACCAGCTTTACGATGACGGTCGCGGCGTCTATGTCGATGAGTACGTCATCCCCGGCGCCCTTCAGCCCCGTGATAACTTGCCTCCCGTCACGGTACCGCCCGATTCCATTTTTGTCATGGGGGACAACCGGGATCAGAGCTATGACAGCCGCTTCTGGGGTTTCGTTGAACTTAAGGATGTCATGGGTAAAGCTTTTATGATCTACTGGTCGTGGGATAGAGAGAATTTCAGCGTTCGCTGGTCAAGAATCCTCGATATCCTGCAATGACGGCATGAGGATCATGAAGATATGGTAACGGAAAAGGGAAGGAAGGTATTTACGCAGCCCCGTCCATACATGGTTCGCCGCCTATCCTGAGAAGGTTGACTCATCCCCCCCACACCAGGGAAACGACCATGGCCAGAGAAAGAATCACAAGGGCGGACACGGTCAGCCAGGAAACGATATTCATGGCCGATCCGTTGGTGTAGCTCCCCATGCGCCGTCGGTCATTGATCAGCAAGAGCATAAAGATGAGTATCACAGGCAGGAGCAAACCGTTGAGGACCTGGGAGTAGTACATGATCCAGATCAGCGGAAATTGCGGCAAAAGAATAATACCCGCTCCCAAAACAATCATGAGCGAATAGAGTCCGTAGAACTGGGGTGCTTCAGCAAATTTATGGTTTAAGCTCGCTTCCCAACCGAATGCCTCACAGATGGTATAGGCCGTGGAAAGCGGGAGGATCGAGGCGGCAAACAGGGAGGCGTTGAGAAGCCCAAAAGCAAAAAGGAGGGCGCTGTATTTCCCCGCCAGAGGTTCCAAGGCCAGGGCAGCATCCTTGGCGGTTTCGATTCGGATGCCGTTTTGAAACAGGGTCACGGCGCAGAGTGTGATGATGAAAAACGCCACTATGTTGACCATGAAGGAGCCGATGATTACATCGGTACGCGTATAACGGTATTCGGAGATACGAATTCCTTTGTCCACTACGGAAGATTGTAAATAGAACTGCATCCAGGGAGCGATGGTCGTACCGACAAGGCCGATAGCCATCGTCAGGTATCCCGGATCGAATTGCACGGAAGGTTTGACGAGTGACGTTCCGATCTCATGCCAGTCCGGCTCGCTCATGACGCCGGACACGATATAGGACAGGTAGAACAGGCAGGCAACGAGGAAGACCTTCTCAACGGACTTGTAGTTCCATTTCACCACCAGCAGCCAGACGAAAAAGGCGGCGATCGGCACGGAAACGTACTTGCTCACATTGAAAATTTCCATGCTGGCCGCGACGCCGGCGAACTCGGCGATTGTGTTCCCCAGGTTTGTCAGGAGCAGGACCACCATCAGATAAAAGGTGATTTTGGCACCGAATCGTTCCCGGATCAGATCGGATAAACCTTTACCCGTCACGACACCCATCCGGGCACCCATTTCCTGAATGATTATCAAGGCGAAAACAATGGGGACGAGAATCCACAGAAGGTTCAGGCCGTATTCTGCACCCGCCAGGGAGTAGGTGGTAATACCGGCGGCATCGTTATCGACATTGGAGGTGATGATGCCCGGGCCGATGAGGGCAAAGAAGACCGACAGGGTAACCCAGAAACGTTTCTGAAAAATACCGGAGATCTTCCGCCGAATGCGGGATAAGAACCGCGCCGTCATGCCTGCGTCTGTCCCCCTCTTCGTTCATTTTACCTATTTCCCCAGATGCGGAGCGATAATCTCCAGAATATTCCTGAAAATGATAACCCCCATCATCCGGTCATCGTCATCGACTACCGGGA
It includes:
- the lepB gene encoding signal peptidase I; protein product: MTKEMTLMPPTSRPKSKIQEYAEAIIIAILIAVFIRTFIVQAFKIPSGSMKPTLQIGDHILVNKFIYGVKIPWLRNTIIPVTEPKRGDIVVFIYPQDRSKDFIKRVIGLAGDKIEIRNKAIYINDQLYDDGRGVYVDEYVIPGALQPRDNLPPVTVPPDSIFVMGDNRDQSYDSRFWGFVELKDVMGKAFMIYWSWDRENFSVRWSRILDILQ
- the secF gene encoding protein translocase subunit SecF, which codes for MEFIKPDTKIDFVRWMKAAIIISLVIILTGIVSIIWHGGLNYGIDFAGGSLVQIKFKEEPEIDKIRSNFEEIGLENSIIQTYGTHELVVRTPEARTDLKELEAKIGTSLATAYPTGSFEIQRTEVVGPKIGKDLTKKALLAIIFSWIGILIYVGFRFEFRYAVGGVIALIHDVLVTLSIFSLMNKEFDLNIVAAMLTIIGFSINDTIVIFDRIRENSRKNIRMGQRDIINMSVNQTLSRTILTSLTVLMVLVVLFFFGGSVIHNFVFTLLVGTMAGVYSSVFIASPVVLLFERIKPSSRTRKK
- the secD gene encoding protein translocase subunit SecD, encoding MFKNIKFRAAVATLVFLAALFYLIPTLLPNLPDFWEEKLPKDKIHLGLDLQGGMHLVLEVDADKAVEATLERLANNFKETLMDNKIRFRKMDRDSGKTITLELTDPGQRDAFDKILKNHYPDLSSTRSETIEGREKLYLEMNKKRMDEIKKMAVEQSLETIRNRVDQFGISEPEIIPQGDDRILIQLPGIADTRRAKNLIGKTALLEFKLVDDEHSLEEALRGNIPEGTEIVYGSHVDRETGRQTSSPYLLKSKTLLTGDSLESAKVQIGDRLGKPHVSIRFNSQGANDFERITGENVKKQLAIVLDGNVYSAPVIQERISGGQAQISGAFTMDEARDLAIVLRAGALPAPVTILEERTIGPSLGQDSINKGIWSCIVGGILVAIFMAIYYRFSGIIADIALGINLVRLLGIMVIFGATLMLPGISGIVLTIWMAVDANVLICERIREELRSGKTARASVEAGYAKAFLTIFDANITTLIAALFLFGFGTGPVKGFAVTLTIGIVVSMYTAVFVTRIIYDYLIWNRKMTRLSI
- a CDS encoding DUF456 family protein, with protein sequence MAPLETLALAAFIGTLFLGIFLCIHGLPGLALIAANILAYALVTGFEKIAWQAALFMCLVAIAVEIGDLFYFMRGSPRFNPSRQSIMTSFAGCFLLPLLLTPPFLIIGLVGGFFLGGVFGMLSILITQESQLKPAYRIPFRVFVGRMAGLLWKGSVASTLVCFTLLLSYD
- a CDS encoding Nramp family divalent metal transporter, translating into MTARFLSRIRRKISGIFQKRFWVTLSVFFALIGPGIITSNVDNDAAGITTYSLAGAEYGLNLLWILVPIVFALIIIQEMGARMGVVTGKGLSDLIRERFGAKITFYLMVVLLLTNLGNTIAEFAGVAASMEIFNVSKYVSVPIAAFFVWLLVVKWNYKSVEKVFLVACLFYLSYIVSGVMSEPDWHEIGTSLVKPSVQFDPGYLTMAIGLVGTTIAPWMQFYLQSSVVDKGIRISEYRYTRTDVIIGSFMVNIVAFFIITLCAVTLFQNGIRIETAKDAALALEPLAGKYSALLFAFGLLNASLFAASILPLSTAYTICEAFGWEASLNHKFAEAPQFYGLYSLMIVLGAGIILLPQFPLIWIMYYSQVLNGLLLPVILIFMLLLINDRRRMGSYTNGSAMNIVSWLTVSALVILSLAMVVSLVWGG